A single window of Penaeus chinensis breed Huanghai No. 1 chromosome 9, ASM1920278v2, whole genome shotgun sequence DNA harbors:
- the LOC125028583 gene encoding UNC93-like protein MFSD11 isoform X5: MDRRFCCVLLLGLAYMFSFIAFQTMSVIEQVVIRSIQHEDPNFKGSGYISLAVIYAVFATFNWLSPSCLSFLGPKITMIIGGISYAIFIAGFLWPKTWILYLTSVLVGAGAALIWTGQGNYLTLMSDQTTISRNSGIFWAMLQSSLLFGNIFVYYQFMGKEIIDSYTRTIVFSVLTIVAVIGVCVMCILPKPGSEGGGRTDDLGGPYGALKKSFALFKTKDMLLLSVTFFYTGIELSFFSGVYSACLGSTLRFPDPKRLVGLSGMFIGVGEILGGGVFGIFGSKTVKSGRDPIVILGYVVHMVCFFLIFMNLPTNSPLQNTNDTSFLPGGQPSEVIALMCSFLLGFGDACFNTQIYSILGSVYPDSSGPAFALFKFMQSLSAAACFFYSSIFQLYWHLGILVVFATLGTLSFCKVEWRAHRRQRAKPDTTAYD; the protein is encoded by the exons CAAGTGGTTATCAGAAGCATCCAGCATGAAGATCCAAATTTCAAAGGCTCGGGTTACATATCCCTGGCTGTTATTTACGCCGTGTTCGCCACCTTCAACTGGCTGTCCCCGTCCTGCCTCAGTTTCCTCGGGCCGAAGATTACTATGATCATTGGCGGGATCTCTTACGC AATCTTCATAGCTGGATTCCTTTGGCCTAAGACATGGATTTTATATTTAACCTCAGTGTTAGTGGGTGCTGGTGCTGCTTTAATTTGGACTGGACAAGGAAATTACCTCACTTTAATGTCAGACCAGACAACAATATCACGTAACTCTGGCATCTTCTGGGCCATGCTTCAGAGCAG TCTGTTGTTTGGTAACATCTTTGTATACTATCAGTTCATGGGAAAAGAGATTATTGATTCCTACACTAGAACGATAGTATTCTCTGTGTTAACCATTGTTGCTGTGATTggtgtatgtgtaatgtgcatATTACCCAAACCTGGGTCTGAAGGTGGCGGCCGCACCGATGACTTAGGAGGTCCATATGGAGCGCTGAAGAAGTCCTTTGCACTATTTAAAACAAAAGATATGCTTCTCTTATCTGTTACATTTTTCTATACAG GTATTGAGTTGTCATTCTTCAGTGGAGTGTACAGTGCCTGTCTAGGGTCAACTCTAAGGTTCCCAGATCCCAAACGCTTGGTTGGTCTGTCAGGCATGTTCATAGGTGTTGGCGAGATTTTGG gtGGAGGTGTATTTGGAATCTTTGGAAGTAAAACAGTAAAATCCGGTCGTGACCCAATTGTGATCTTGGGATATGTGGTTCACATGGTttgcttcttccttattttcatgAATCTCCCAACAAATTCACCACTTCAGAATACCAATGATACGTCCTTCTTGCCAGGTGGACAGCCCAG TGAGGTGATTGCCCTGATGTGCAGCTTCTTATTAGGATTTGGAGATGCCTGTTTCAACACTCAGATATATTCCATCTTGGGATCAGTGTACCCCGATAGCTCTGGTCCTGCATTTGCACTCTTCAAGTTCATGCAATCTCTTTCAGCTGCTGCTTGCTTTTTCTACTCTAGTATCTTCCAGCTGTATTGGCATCTGGGTATCTTGGTTGTTTTTGCCACCCTCGGAACTCTTTCTTTCTGCAAGGTTGAATGGAGGGCACACCGCCGTCAGAGGGCAAAGCCAGACACTACTGCTTATGACTGA
- the LOC125028857 gene encoding 60S ribosomal protein L17-like: MVRYSTDPENTTKSARAKGSNLRCSFKNTCETANNIKKMPLSRAVRYLKNVIRKKECVPFRVFNGGVGRCAQAKAWKTTQGRWPKKSARFLLDLLRNAESNAQYKGLEVEQLVIEHILVQRARQMRRRTYRAHGRINPFMSSPCHIEVILAEKEQVVSKAQDEPVKKKVSKKKLARQKLMAARE, encoded by the exons ATGGTGCGGTACAGCACTGACCCCGAGAACACAACCAAGTCGGCGCGAGCCAAGGGATCCAATCTGAGATGCAGTTTCAAG aATACATGCGAGACTGCCAATAACATCAAGAAGATGCCCCTTTCTCGTGCTGTGCGTTACCTGAAGAATGTTATTCGTAAGAAGGAATGTGTACCCTTCCGCGTCTTCAATGGAGGTGTAGGCAGGTGTGCCCAG GCTAAGGCCTGGAAGACTACCCAGGGAAGGTGGCCCAAGAAGAGTGCCCGCTTCCTTCTCGATCTTCTAAGGAATGCTGAAAGCAATGCCCAGTACAAG GGCCTAGAGGTTGAACAGCTGGTGATTGAGCACATCCTGGTTCAGCGTGCCCGCCAGATGCGTCGCCGCACTTATCGTGCTCACGGTCGTATCAATCCCTTCATGTCTTCACCCTGCCACATTGAGGTGATTCTTGCTGAAAAGGAACAAGTTGTTTCCAAGGCACAGGATGAACCCGTTAAGAAGAAGGTATCCAAGAAGAAGCTTGCTCGCCAAAAACTCATGGCTGCCAGGGAATAA
- the LOC125028583 gene encoding UNC93-like protein MFSD11 isoform X4, producing the protein MKLPLDRTTINVIVLGLAFMFIFTSFQTQGNMQQVVIRSIQHEDPNFKGSGYISLAVIYAVFATFNWLSPSCLSFLGPKITMIIGGISYAIFIAGFLWPKTWILYLTSVLVGAGAALIWTGQGNYLTLMSDQTTISRNSGIFWAMLQSSLLFGNIFVYYQFMGKEIIDSYTRTIVFSVLTIVAVIGVCVMCILPKPGSEGGGRTDDLGGPYGALKKSFALFKTKDMLLLSVTFFYTGIELSFFSGVYSACLGSTLRFPDPKRLVGLSGMFIGVGEILGGGVFGIFGSKTVKSGRDPIVILGYVVHMVCFFLIFMNLPTNSPLQNTNDTSFLPGGQPSEVIALMCSFLLGFGDACFNTQIYSILGSVYPDSSGPAFALFKFMQSLSAAACFFYSSIFQLYWHLGILVVFATLGTLSFCKVEWRAHRRQRAKPDTTAYD; encoded by the exons ATGAAGCTCCCTCTCGACCGCACGACCATTAACGTGATCGTCCTCGGTCTCGCCTTCATGTTCATCTTCACCTCCTTCCAGACGCAGGGGAACATGCAG CAAGTGGTTATCAGAAGCATCCAGCATGAAGATCCAAATTTCAAAGGCTCGGGTTACATATCCCTGGCTGTTATTTACGCCGTGTTCGCCACCTTCAACTGGCTGTCCCCGTCCTGCCTCAGTTTCCTCGGGCCGAAGATTACTATGATCATTGGCGGGATCTCTTACGC AATCTTCATAGCTGGATTCCTTTGGCCTAAGACATGGATTTTATATTTAACCTCAGTGTTAGTGGGTGCTGGTGCTGCTTTAATTTGGACTGGACAAGGAAATTACCTCACTTTAATGTCAGACCAGACAACAATATCACGTAACTCTGGCATCTTCTGGGCCATGCTTCAGAGCAG TCTGTTGTTTGGTAACATCTTTGTATACTATCAGTTCATGGGAAAAGAGATTATTGATTCCTACACTAGAACGATAGTATTCTCTGTGTTAACCATTGTTGCTGTGATTggtgtatgtgtaatgtgcatATTACCCAAACCTGGGTCTGAAGGTGGCGGCCGCACCGATGACTTAGGAGGTCCATATGGAGCGCTGAAGAAGTCCTTTGCACTATTTAAAACAAAAGATATGCTTCTCTTATCTGTTACATTTTTCTATACAG GTATTGAGTTGTCATTCTTCAGTGGAGTGTACAGTGCCTGTCTAGGGTCAACTCTAAGGTTCCCAGATCCCAAACGCTTGGTTGGTCTGTCAGGCATGTTCATAGGTGTTGGCGAGATTTTGG gtGGAGGTGTATTTGGAATCTTTGGAAGTAAAACAGTAAAATCCGGTCGTGACCCAATTGTGATCTTGGGATATGTGGTTCACATGGTttgcttcttccttattttcatgAATCTCCCAACAAATTCACCACTTCAGAATACCAATGATACGTCCTTCTTGCCAGGTGGACAGCCCAG TGAGGTGATTGCCCTGATGTGCAGCTTCTTATTAGGATTTGGAGATGCCTGTTTCAACACTCAGATATATTCCATCTTGGGATCAGTGTACCCCGATAGCTCTGGTCCTGCATTTGCACTCTTCAAGTTCATGCAATCTCTTTCAGCTGCTGCTTGCTTTTTCTACTCTAGTATCTTCCAGCTGTATTGGCATCTGGGTATCTTGGTTGTTTTTGCCACCCTCGGAACTCTTTCTTTCTGCAAGGTTGAATGGAGGGCACACCGCCGTCAGAGGGCAAAGCCAGACACTACTGCTTATGACTGA
- the LOC125028583 gene encoding UNC93-like protein MFSD11 isoform X6, whose translation MIIGGISYAIFIAGFLWPKTWILYLTSVLVGAGAALIWTGQGNYLTLMSDQTTISRNSGIFWAMLQSSLLFGNIFVYYQFMGKEIIDSYTRTIVFSVLTIVAVIGVCVMCILPKPGSEGGGRTDDLGGPYGALKKSFALFKTKDMLLLSVTFFYTGIELSFFSGVYSACLGSTLRFPDPKRLVGLSGMFIGVGEILGGGVFGIFGSKTVKSGRDPIVILGYVVHMVCFFLIFMNLPTNSPLQNTNDTSFLPGGQPSEVIALMCSFLLGFGDACFNTQIYSILGSVYPDSSGPAFALFKFMQSLSAAACFFYSSIFQLYWHLGILVVFATLGTLSFCKVEWRAHRRQRAKPDTTAYD comes from the exons ATGATCATTGGCGGGATCTCTTACGC AATCTTCATAGCTGGATTCCTTTGGCCTAAGACATGGATTTTATATTTAACCTCAGTGTTAGTGGGTGCTGGTGCTGCTTTAATTTGGACTGGACAAGGAAATTACCTCACTTTAATGTCAGACCAGACAACAATATCACGTAACTCTGGCATCTTCTGGGCCATGCTTCAGAGCAG TCTGTTGTTTGGTAACATCTTTGTATACTATCAGTTCATGGGAAAAGAGATTATTGATTCCTACACTAGAACGATAGTATTCTCTGTGTTAACCATTGTTGCTGTGATTggtgtatgtgtaatgtgcatATTACCCAAACCTGGGTCTGAAGGTGGCGGCCGCACCGATGACTTAGGAGGTCCATATGGAGCGCTGAAGAAGTCCTTTGCACTATTTAAAACAAAAGATATGCTTCTCTTATCTGTTACATTTTTCTATACAG GTATTGAGTTGTCATTCTTCAGTGGAGTGTACAGTGCCTGTCTAGGGTCAACTCTAAGGTTCCCAGATCCCAAACGCTTGGTTGGTCTGTCAGGCATGTTCATAGGTGTTGGCGAGATTTTGG gtGGAGGTGTATTTGGAATCTTTGGAAGTAAAACAGTAAAATCCGGTCGTGACCCAATTGTGATCTTGGGATATGTGGTTCACATGGTttgcttcttccttattttcatgAATCTCCCAACAAATTCACCACTTCAGAATACCAATGATACGTCCTTCTTGCCAGGTGGACAGCCCAG TGAGGTGATTGCCCTGATGTGCAGCTTCTTATTAGGATTTGGAGATGCCTGTTTCAACACTCAGATATATTCCATCTTGGGATCAGTGTACCCCGATAGCTCTGGTCCTGCATTTGCACTCTTCAAGTTCATGCAATCTCTTTCAGCTGCTGCTTGCTTTTTCTACTCTAGTATCTTCCAGCTGTATTGGCATCTGGGTATCTTGGTTGTTTTTGCCACCCTCGGAACTCTTTCTTTCTGCAAGGTTGAATGGAGGGCACACCGCCGTCAGAGGGCAAAGCCAGACACTACTGCTTATGACTGA